A single Hippocampus zosterae strain Florida chromosome 19, ASM2543408v3, whole genome shotgun sequence DNA region contains:
- the faxca gene encoding failed axon connections homolog, producing MCCWQVALAWTRPCAVDLGRSQGVSAGGESSFYGAIVALAMGGDRGAIMSALGSDSWWRKTLYLAGGALLAAAAYLLHELLAIRKEEELDSTDAIILHQFSRPKCGAPSLSPFCLKTETYLRMVDLPYQNYFDGKLSPQGKMPWIEYNRERACGSDFIVDFLEERLAVSLDKGLTPEEKAVSCAVSTMVEEHFYWTIAYCQWVDNLEETQKMLSVSGPLSQLLKWVLSHVTGDIVKREMYGHGMGRFSEDQVYAMMEKDMRTLATLLGNKKYLMGSKISTVDATVFGHLALAMWTLPGTRPEQLIKGELINLAMYCERIRRRFWPEWFVDLEDFRYDDESKSCAPTSKLPDLGLYSCTETFRDDTCSRAAHSVDTPSMSPGSDPTGISLYDSDMDTECSEMEPLKC from the exons ATGTGCTGCTGGCAAGTGGCTTTGGCCTGGACGCGGCCGTGCGCGGTTGACCTCGGCCGAAGCCAGGGCGTCTCGGCCGGCGGGGAGTCCTCGTTTTATGGGGCCATCGTCGCCCTCGCCATGGGCGGCGACCGCGGCGCTATCATGTCGGCTTTAGGTTCGGATTCCTGGTGGAGGAAGACGCTCTATCTGGCCGGAGGAGCGCTGCTGGCTGCCGCTGCCTATTTGCTCCATGAATTACTCGCCATCAG AAAAGAAGAAGAGTTAGACTCCACAGACGCCATCATTCTGCATCAATTTTCCCGGCCCAAATGCGGAGCCCCGTCCTTGTCCCCCTTCTGCCTTAAGACGGAGACCTACCTGCGCATGGTGGACCTGCCCTACCAG AACTACTTTGACGGGAAGCTGTCACCGCAGGGCAAGATGCCGTGGATCGAGTACAACCGCGAGCGCGCGTGCGGCTCCGACTTTATCGTCGACTTCCTGGAGGAGCGGCTGGCCGTGAGCCTCGACAAGGGCTTGACGCCAGAGGAGAAAGCCGTGTCCTGCGCCGTCTCCACAATGGTGGAGGAGCATTTTTACTG GACCATCGCATACTGCCAGTGGGTGGACAACCTGGAGGAGACGCAAAAAATGCTGTCCGTGAGCGGGCCGCTGAGCCAGCTGCTCAAGTGGGTCCTGAGTCACGTGACCGGCGACATCGTCAAGCGGGAGATGTACGGACACGGGATGGGCCGCTTCTCCGAGGACCAAGTCTACGCCATGATGGAAAAGGACATGCGCACACTGGCCACCCTGCTAG GCAATAAGAAGTACCTCATGGGCTCCAAGATTTCAACAGTCGATGCCACAGTTTTCGGCCACCTGGCCCTCGCCATGTGGACTCTACCCGGGACGCGACCGGAGCAGCTCATCAAAG gcGAGCTGATCAACTTGGCCATGTACTGCGAGCGAATTCGCCGCCGCTTCTGGCCCGAGTGGTTTGTGGACTTAGAGGACTTCCGCTACGACGACGAGTCCAAGAGCTGCGCTCCCACCTCAAAGCTCCCCGACCTGGGCCTTTACTCTTGCACAGAAACTTTCCGGGACGACACATGCTCGCGCGCCGCCCACAGCGTGGACACGCCGTCCATGTCGCCCGGTAGCGACCCGACGGGCATTTCTCTGTACGACTCGGATATGGACACGGAGTGCTCCGAAATGGAGCCGCTCAAGTGTTGA